The following are encoded together in the Coffea arabica cultivar ET-39 chromosome 1c, Coffea Arabica ET-39 HiFi, whole genome shotgun sequence genome:
- the LOC113704279 gene encoding uncharacterized protein isoform X3 yields MSMAVEANMVAALLEKLKVDDPWVQPQPWESIPSESGRRQNPSTSRSQSSHGLYPISNLSESSLVRLVLTALQGLESALIAVDQLSALFCSVSADRTFHRISSLWSWSSSTRSLGNLLKSIGQFGCIVFLLHKFVAYFSLLNADGDSGLQTTPKEVNGENKAQSEFKGSVVNQAFAVAVKKILDGYISALNTVHTSVSLRRNLKNSNGGCLTSVGDTEVTVLEVYLHTKGLRTQIEALGNICQICDTAYSFSLSSFEDLSAKANLEFANFPRGGTLLTFLYTQLKVVDPAQIVLLKFLFLQAFEPYYHFIRSWIYGGRMSDPYKEFAMEYVDYLPGYGRGYAGISIEFPLSTVRVRDGVTLPCFLEDFLIPLLRAGQQLQVVMKLLDLCYSLGTYNNAQEEILPFLDEFSNEYPFFASPLTFDKETMGRMALARSSYYQRMLEKVDNVLTRFGFRSQKESPYTIQFFFSKNHGRNPKHAEATLDDNLVPAVMEEDAGIFQNEASSTADELSCAEDLLESSESSSLKSFDEHNDSEQMPNDNMGFQPSYLSSVSFSFGLSAENSVWKPFKSEISCFSENFSKVGEKTQEACHGMDSYYEGSNMNRNSSTLQFAEQNLLLSAESKIINVEPDVCLRAGCMADSLSYLNGGNNSGTWFDMTGSALEVRKSMLGECKASMLNCSNTTLPRIAITEMTKNRHQHGDGNCASSNSLCVQPWTSKYNTSLLSMNPTLMKGYFINNSDMLEERGLKYKDPLSYFDFTSVRDPCQVCQEKLASTSGRECGFGNSIPTETTADAAIITSDYYCKDRINKDNEERMKRSLVYLSSHSVMDRGKDALCADLTGGSDWETILACFGTNTNVTEKGYRTSSLAAFDMPLDYVIEKCLWEEILLQYKYVSRLTLKLLEEGFDLQEHLLALRRYHFMELADWADLFIMSLWHHKWHVIEVDKRILEIQGILELSVQRSSCEGDFNKDRLYVYIKGDCVMPLSASAKGIRSFDFLGLGYRVDWPVSIILTPDALKIYSNIFNFLIQVKLAVFSLSDAWCSLKDIVKLTRRSKPSDRLKPTLQHISALTETRYQVFHFITTLQQYVQSKLSHVSWRKFSDSLKHKGFFSVLVL; encoded by the exons ATGTCAATGGCGGTGGAGGCGAATATGGTGGCGGCATTGTTGGAGAAGCTCAAGGTCGATGATCCATGGGTGCAACCACAACCATGGGAATCAATCCCTTCCGAGAGCGGCCGCCGTCAAAATCCTTCGACTTCTCGTTCTCAGTCCTCCCATGGCCTCTATCCCATTTCCAATCTCTCC GAGTCTAGTTTAGTGAGGTTGGTACTGACTGCTCTGCAGGGGTTAGAATCGGCTCTGATTGCTGTTGACCAACTCTCTGCACTGTTTTGTTCAGTTTCAGCAGATAGAACTTTCCATAGAATCTCAAGTTTGTGGAGTTGGTCTTCGAGCACTCGTTCTTTGGGAAATTTACTAAAATCCATTGGCCAATTTGGCTGCATTGTTTTCCTCCTCCACAAATTTGTTgcatatttttctcttttaaatgcTGATGGAGATTCAGGATTACAAACAACTCCGAAGGAGGTTAATGGAGAGAATAAAGCACAGTCGGAATTTAAAGGCAGTGTTGTCAATCAGGCATTTGCAGTTGCTGTGAAAAAGATCTTAGATGGCTATATCTCTGCCCTGAATACAGTACACACTTCAGTGAGTTTGAGGCGTAATTTGAAGAACTCTAATGGTGGCTGTCTAACAAGTGTTGGTGATACTGAAGTTACAGTATTGGAGGTTTATTTGCATACAAAAGGGCTAAGAACCCAGATAGAAGCCCTTGGAAATATTTGTCAGATATGTGATACAGCTTATAGTTTCTCGCTATCATCTTTTGAAGATTTAAGTGCTAAAGCAAACCTGGAATTTGCCAATTTTCCAAGAGGTGGTACTTTGTTGACCTTTCTGTATACACAACTAAAG GTTGTTGATCCAGCTCAGATTGTTCTACTCAAGTTTCTTTTTCTCCAGGCATTTGAACCATACTATCATTTTATTAGGTCATGGATTTATGGAGGCAGAATGAGTGATCCATACAAAGAGTTTGCGATGGAATATGTTGATTATTTACCGGGTTATGGACGGGGTTATGCTGGAATTTCTATAGAATTCCCATTAAGCACTGTCAGG GTCCGGGATGGAGTTACTTTACCATGTTTTCTTGAAGATTTTTTGATTCCACTTCTCAGAGCTGGTCAGCAGCTTCAAGTCGTAATGAAGCTGCTTGACTTGTGTTACAGTCTTGGCACATATAACAATGCTCAAGAGGAGATTCTTCCTTTCTTGGATGAGTTTTCAAATGAATATCCATTTTTCGCTTCCCCATTGACATTTGACAAAGAAACCATGGGAAGAATGGCACTTGCAAGAAGCAGTTACTACCAAAGGATGCTTGAAAAAGTGGACAATGTTCTAACTAGATTTGGATTTAGATCTCAAAAG GAATCTCCCTACACTATTCAGTTCTTTTTTTCGAAAAACCATGGAAGAAATCCAAAGCATGCAGAGGCTACGCTGGATGATAACTTGGTTCCTGCTGTAATGGAAGA GGATGCcggcatttttcaaaatgaggCTTCTAGCACTGCAGACGAGTTGTCGTGTGCGGAGGATCTGTTGGAATCATCTGAATCATCATCTCTTAAGAGTTTTGACGAGCACAATGATTCTGAACAGATGCCTAATGATAATATGGGATTTCAACCAAGTTATTTATCTTCTGTGAGCTTCAGCTTTGGTTTATCTGCTGAGAATTCAGTATGGAAGCCTTTCAAAAGTGAGATTTCATGCTTCTCAGAGAATTTTTCCAAAGTAGGTGAAAAAACACAGGAAGCTTGTCATGGCATGGATTCCTATTATGAAGGATCCAATATGAACAGAAATTCTTCCACTCTTCAATTTGCAGAGCAGAACTTGTTACTGAGTGCTGAGTCCAAAATTATCAACGTTGAACCTGATGTATGCCTGCGAGCTGGCTGCATGGCTGACAGTCTCTCCTATTTGAATGGAGGAAACAATAGTGGTACATGGTTTGATATGACTGGTTCAGCACTGGAAGTGAGAAAGAGCATGCTTGGAGAGTGCAAGGCAAGCATGTTAAATTGTAGCAACACTACACTCCCAAGAATTGCTATCACAGAAATGACCAAAAATAGGCACCAGCATGGAGATGGAAATTGTGCTTCATCAAATTCGTTATGTGTGCAGCCATGGACCTCTAAATACAATACGAGTTTGCTGAGTATGAACCCAACTTTGATGAAAGGCTATTTCATTAATAACAGTGACATGCTTGAAGAGAGAGGGTTGAAGTATAAAGATCCTTTATCTTACTTTGATTTCACATCTGTGAGAGATCCTTGTCAAGTTTGTCAGGAAAAGTTGGCTTCCACTTCTGGACGTGAGTGTGGATTCGGAAATTCAATACCAACTGAGACTACAGCTGATGCTGCAATCATTACAAGTGATTACTATTGTAAAGACCGCATTAACAAGGACAATGAGGAAAGGATGAAAAGATCCCTGGTTTATCTCTCATCACATTCAGTGATGGATAGGGGGAAAGATGCCTTATGTGCCGACCTTACTGGTGGAAGTGATTGGGAAACTATACTTGCTTGTTTTGGCACCAACACTAATGTTACTGAAAAAGGTTACAGGACAAGTTCATTGGCTGCCTTTGATATGCCGCTGGATTATGTTATTGAAAAATGCCTCTGGGAGGAGATTTTGCTTCA GTATAAGTATGTAAGCAGGCTAACACTCAAGTTGCTTGAAGAAGGATTTGATTTGCAAGAGCATCTGTTAGCACTGCGGCGATATCACTTTATGGAACTAGCAGACTGGGCAGATTTGTTTATCATGTCTCTGTGGCATCAT AAGTGGCATGTCATTGAAGTTGATAAAAGAATTCTAGAAATCCAGGGGATACTCGAGTTGTCAGTTCAGAGGTCTTCATGTGAAGGAGACTTTAACAAGGACCGTTTATATGTTTATATCAAAGGAGATTGTGTGATGCCACTTTCAGCTTCTGCCAAAG GAATACGGTCATTTGATTTTTTAGGTTTGGGGTACAGAGTGGATTGGCCTGTTAGTATCATTTTGACGCCAGATGCATTGAAGATTTATTCCAACATTTTCAATTTTCTGATACAAGTCAAGCTTGCTGTTTTCTCTTTAAGTGATGCATGGTGCTCATTAAAG GACATAGTAAAGTTGACTAGGCGGAGTAAACCTTCTGATCGGCTTAAGCCTACTCTTCAACATATTTCTGCTTTGACTGAAACAAG ATATCAAGTTTTTCATTTCATAACCACGCTGCAGCAATATGTTCAATCAAAATTATCCCATGTATCTTGGCGCAAGTTTTCAGACTCTCTTAAGCACAAG GGCTTTTTTTCCGTCTTGGTACTTTAG
- the LOC113704279 gene encoding uncharacterized protein isoform X1: MSMAVEANMVAALLEKLKVDDPWVQPQPWESIPSESGRRQNPSTSRSQSSHGLYPISNLSESSLVRLVLTALQGLESALIAVDQLSALFCSVSADRTFHRISSLWSWSSSTRSLGNLLKSIGQFGCIVFLLHKFVAYFSLLNADGDSGLQTTPKEVNGENKAQSEFKGSVVNQAFAVAVKKILDGYISALNTVHTSVSLRRNLKNSNGGCLTSVGDTEVTVLEVYLHTKGLRTQIEALGNICQICDTAYSFSLSSFEDLSAKANLEFANFPRGGTLLTFLYTQLKVVDPAQIVLLKFLFLQAFEPYYHFIRSWIYGGRMSDPYKEFAMEYVDYLPGYGRGYAGISIEFPLSTVRVRDGVTLPCFLEDFLIPLLRAGQQLQVVMKLLDLCYSLGTYNNAQEEILPFLDEFSNEYPFFASPLTFDKETMGRMALARSSYYQRMLEKVDNVLTRFGFRSQKESPYTIQFFFSKNHGRNPKHAEATLDDNLVPAVMEEDAGIFQNEASSTADELSCAEDLLESSESSSLKSFDEHNDSEQMPNDNMGFQPSYLSSVSFSFGLSAENSVWKPFKSEISCFSENFSKVGEKTQEACHGMDSYYEGSNMNRNSSTLQFAEQNLLLSAESKIINVEPDVCLRAGCMADSLSYLNGGNNSGTWFDMTGSALEVRKSMLGECKASMLNCSNTTLPRIAITEMTKNRHQHGDGNCASSNSLCVQPWTSKYNTSLLSMNPTLMKGYFINNSDMLEERGLKYKDPLSYFDFTSVRDPCQVCQEKLASTSGRECGFGNSIPTETTADAAIITSDYYCKDRINKDNEERMKRSLVYLSSHSVMDRGKDALCADLTGGSDWETILACFGTNTNVTEKGYRTSSLAAFDMPLDYVIEKCLWEEILLQYKYVSRLTLKLLEEGFDLQEHLLALRRYHFMELADWADLFIMSLWHHKWHVIEVDKRILEIQGILELSVQRSSCEGDFNKDRLYVYIKGDCVMPLSASAKGIRSFDFLGLGYRVDWPVSIILTPDALKIYSNIFNFLIQVKLAVFSLSDAWCSLKDIVKLTRRSKPSDRLKPTLQHISALTETRYQVFHFITTLQQYVQSKLSHVSWRKFSDSLKHKVKDIMDLEAVHMEYLTESLHICFLSDELRSIAKIIQSILQCAVDFQSCLSRCTLEVGPSGKDPELPQIDIVQVLNIKKTFAKNINDLFLCYRKSPKHGEFGLSRFWDYLNYNDYYTEGRGRQLEHGALYI; this comes from the exons ATGTCAATGGCGGTGGAGGCGAATATGGTGGCGGCATTGTTGGAGAAGCTCAAGGTCGATGATCCATGGGTGCAACCACAACCATGGGAATCAATCCCTTCCGAGAGCGGCCGCCGTCAAAATCCTTCGACTTCTCGTTCTCAGTCCTCCCATGGCCTCTATCCCATTTCCAATCTCTCC GAGTCTAGTTTAGTGAGGTTGGTACTGACTGCTCTGCAGGGGTTAGAATCGGCTCTGATTGCTGTTGACCAACTCTCTGCACTGTTTTGTTCAGTTTCAGCAGATAGAACTTTCCATAGAATCTCAAGTTTGTGGAGTTGGTCTTCGAGCACTCGTTCTTTGGGAAATTTACTAAAATCCATTGGCCAATTTGGCTGCATTGTTTTCCTCCTCCACAAATTTGTTgcatatttttctcttttaaatgcTGATGGAGATTCAGGATTACAAACAACTCCGAAGGAGGTTAATGGAGAGAATAAAGCACAGTCGGAATTTAAAGGCAGTGTTGTCAATCAGGCATTTGCAGTTGCTGTGAAAAAGATCTTAGATGGCTATATCTCTGCCCTGAATACAGTACACACTTCAGTGAGTTTGAGGCGTAATTTGAAGAACTCTAATGGTGGCTGTCTAACAAGTGTTGGTGATACTGAAGTTACAGTATTGGAGGTTTATTTGCATACAAAAGGGCTAAGAACCCAGATAGAAGCCCTTGGAAATATTTGTCAGATATGTGATACAGCTTATAGTTTCTCGCTATCATCTTTTGAAGATTTAAGTGCTAAAGCAAACCTGGAATTTGCCAATTTTCCAAGAGGTGGTACTTTGTTGACCTTTCTGTATACACAACTAAAG GTTGTTGATCCAGCTCAGATTGTTCTACTCAAGTTTCTTTTTCTCCAGGCATTTGAACCATACTATCATTTTATTAGGTCATGGATTTATGGAGGCAGAATGAGTGATCCATACAAAGAGTTTGCGATGGAATATGTTGATTATTTACCGGGTTATGGACGGGGTTATGCTGGAATTTCTATAGAATTCCCATTAAGCACTGTCAGG GTCCGGGATGGAGTTACTTTACCATGTTTTCTTGAAGATTTTTTGATTCCACTTCTCAGAGCTGGTCAGCAGCTTCAAGTCGTAATGAAGCTGCTTGACTTGTGTTACAGTCTTGGCACATATAACAATGCTCAAGAGGAGATTCTTCCTTTCTTGGATGAGTTTTCAAATGAATATCCATTTTTCGCTTCCCCATTGACATTTGACAAAGAAACCATGGGAAGAATGGCACTTGCAAGAAGCAGTTACTACCAAAGGATGCTTGAAAAAGTGGACAATGTTCTAACTAGATTTGGATTTAGATCTCAAAAG GAATCTCCCTACACTATTCAGTTCTTTTTTTCGAAAAACCATGGAAGAAATCCAAAGCATGCAGAGGCTACGCTGGATGATAACTTGGTTCCTGCTGTAATGGAAGA GGATGCcggcatttttcaaaatgaggCTTCTAGCACTGCAGACGAGTTGTCGTGTGCGGAGGATCTGTTGGAATCATCTGAATCATCATCTCTTAAGAGTTTTGACGAGCACAATGATTCTGAACAGATGCCTAATGATAATATGGGATTTCAACCAAGTTATTTATCTTCTGTGAGCTTCAGCTTTGGTTTATCTGCTGAGAATTCAGTATGGAAGCCTTTCAAAAGTGAGATTTCATGCTTCTCAGAGAATTTTTCCAAAGTAGGTGAAAAAACACAGGAAGCTTGTCATGGCATGGATTCCTATTATGAAGGATCCAATATGAACAGAAATTCTTCCACTCTTCAATTTGCAGAGCAGAACTTGTTACTGAGTGCTGAGTCCAAAATTATCAACGTTGAACCTGATGTATGCCTGCGAGCTGGCTGCATGGCTGACAGTCTCTCCTATTTGAATGGAGGAAACAATAGTGGTACATGGTTTGATATGACTGGTTCAGCACTGGAAGTGAGAAAGAGCATGCTTGGAGAGTGCAAGGCAAGCATGTTAAATTGTAGCAACACTACACTCCCAAGAATTGCTATCACAGAAATGACCAAAAATAGGCACCAGCATGGAGATGGAAATTGTGCTTCATCAAATTCGTTATGTGTGCAGCCATGGACCTCTAAATACAATACGAGTTTGCTGAGTATGAACCCAACTTTGATGAAAGGCTATTTCATTAATAACAGTGACATGCTTGAAGAGAGAGGGTTGAAGTATAAAGATCCTTTATCTTACTTTGATTTCACATCTGTGAGAGATCCTTGTCAAGTTTGTCAGGAAAAGTTGGCTTCCACTTCTGGACGTGAGTGTGGATTCGGAAATTCAATACCAACTGAGACTACAGCTGATGCTGCAATCATTACAAGTGATTACTATTGTAAAGACCGCATTAACAAGGACAATGAGGAAAGGATGAAAAGATCCCTGGTTTATCTCTCATCACATTCAGTGATGGATAGGGGGAAAGATGCCTTATGTGCCGACCTTACTGGTGGAAGTGATTGGGAAACTATACTTGCTTGTTTTGGCACCAACACTAATGTTACTGAAAAAGGTTACAGGACAAGTTCATTGGCTGCCTTTGATATGCCGCTGGATTATGTTATTGAAAAATGCCTCTGGGAGGAGATTTTGCTTCA GTATAAGTATGTAAGCAGGCTAACACTCAAGTTGCTTGAAGAAGGATTTGATTTGCAAGAGCATCTGTTAGCACTGCGGCGATATCACTTTATGGAACTAGCAGACTGGGCAGATTTGTTTATCATGTCTCTGTGGCATCAT AAGTGGCATGTCATTGAAGTTGATAAAAGAATTCTAGAAATCCAGGGGATACTCGAGTTGTCAGTTCAGAGGTCTTCATGTGAAGGAGACTTTAACAAGGACCGTTTATATGTTTATATCAAAGGAGATTGTGTGATGCCACTTTCAGCTTCTGCCAAAG GAATACGGTCATTTGATTTTTTAGGTTTGGGGTACAGAGTGGATTGGCCTGTTAGTATCATTTTGACGCCAGATGCATTGAAGATTTATTCCAACATTTTCAATTTTCTGATACAAGTCAAGCTTGCTGTTTTCTCTTTAAGTGATGCATGGTGCTCATTAAAG GACATAGTAAAGTTGACTAGGCGGAGTAAACCTTCTGATCGGCTTAAGCCTACTCTTCAACATATTTCTGCTTTGACTGAAACAAG ATATCAAGTTTTTCATTTCATAACCACGCTGCAGCAATATGTTCAATCAAAATTATCCCATGTATCTTGGCGCAAGTTTTCAGACTCTCTTAAGCACAAG GTCAAAGATATTATGGACCTTGAGGCAGTGCATATGGAATATCTCACTGAATCACTGCATAT ATGTTTCTTATCTGATGAATTACGGTCAATTGCTAAAATCATCCAAAGCATTCTACAATGTGCTGTTGACTTTCAATCTTGTCTGAGTCGGTGCACTTTGGAGGTTGGGCCCAGCGGAAAGGACCCAGAGCTTCCTCAAATTGACATTGTACAg GTGCTGAATATTAAGAAAACATTTGCAAAGAACATCAACGATTTGTTTTTGTGTTACCGCAAGTCACCAAAACATGGAGAATTTGGCCTTTCACGCTTCTGGGACTATCTCAACTATAATGATTACTACACGGAGGGTAGGGGTAGACAACTAGAGCATGGTGCTCTTTACATTTAA
- the LOC113704279 gene encoding uncharacterized protein isoform X2, with amino-acid sequence MSMAVEANMVAALLEKLKVDDPWVQPQPWESIPSESGRRQNPSTSRSQSSHGLYPISNLSESSLVRLVLTALQGLESALIAVDQLSALFCSVSADRTFHRISSLWSWSSSTRSLGNLLKSIGQFGCIVFLLHKFVAYFSLLNADGDSGLQTTPKEVNGENKAQSEFKGSVVNQAFAVAVKKILDGYISALNTVHTSVSLRRNLKNSNGGCLTSVGDTEVTVLEVYLHTKGLRTQIEALGNICQICDTAYSFSLSSFEDLSAKANLEFANFPRGGTLLTFLYTQLKVVDPAQIVLLKFLFLQAFEPYYHFIRSWIYGGRMSDPYKEFAMEYVDYLPGYGRGYAGISIEFPLSTVRVRDGVTLPCFLEDFLIPLLRAGQQLQVVMKLLDLCYSLGTYNNAQEEILPFLDEFSNEYPFFASPLTFDKETMGRMALARSSYYQRMLEKVDNVLTRFGFRSQKESPYTIQFFFSKNHGRNPKHAEATLDDNLVPAVMEEDAGIFQNEASSTADELSCAEDLLESSESSSLKSFDEHNDSEQMPNDNMGFQPSYLSSVSFSFGLSAENSVWKPFKSEISCFSENFSKVGEKTQEACHGMDSYYEGSNMNRNSSTLQFAEQNLLLSAESKIINVEPDVCLRAGCMADSLSYLNGGNNSGTWFDMTGSALEVRKSMLGECKASMLNCSNTTLPRIAITEMTKNRHQHGDGNCASSNSLCVQPWTSKYNTSLLSMNPTLMKGYFINNSDMLEERGLKYKDPLSYFDFTSVRDPCQVCQEKLASTSGRECGFGNSIPTETTADAAIITSDYYCKDRINKDNEERMKRSLVYLSSHSVMDRGKDALCADLTGGSDWETILACFGTNTNVTEKGYRTSSLAAFDMPLDYVIEKCLWEEILLQYKYVSRLTLKLLEEGFDLQEHLLALRRYHFMELADWADLFIMSLWHHWHVIEVDKRILEIQGILELSVQRSSCEGDFNKDRLYVYIKGDCVMPLSASAKGIRSFDFLGLGYRVDWPVSIILTPDALKIYSNIFNFLIQVKLAVFSLSDAWCSLKDIVKLTRRSKPSDRLKPTLQHISALTETRYQVFHFITTLQQYVQSKLSHVSWRKFSDSLKHKVKDIMDLEAVHMEYLTESLHICFLSDELRSIAKIIQSILQCAVDFQSCLSRCTLEVGPSGKDPELPQIDIVQVLNIKKTFAKNINDLFLCYRKSPKHGEFGLSRFWDYLNYNDYYTEGRGRQLEHGALYI; translated from the exons ATGTCAATGGCGGTGGAGGCGAATATGGTGGCGGCATTGTTGGAGAAGCTCAAGGTCGATGATCCATGGGTGCAACCACAACCATGGGAATCAATCCCTTCCGAGAGCGGCCGCCGTCAAAATCCTTCGACTTCTCGTTCTCAGTCCTCCCATGGCCTCTATCCCATTTCCAATCTCTCC GAGTCTAGTTTAGTGAGGTTGGTACTGACTGCTCTGCAGGGGTTAGAATCGGCTCTGATTGCTGTTGACCAACTCTCTGCACTGTTTTGTTCAGTTTCAGCAGATAGAACTTTCCATAGAATCTCAAGTTTGTGGAGTTGGTCTTCGAGCACTCGTTCTTTGGGAAATTTACTAAAATCCATTGGCCAATTTGGCTGCATTGTTTTCCTCCTCCACAAATTTGTTgcatatttttctcttttaaatgcTGATGGAGATTCAGGATTACAAACAACTCCGAAGGAGGTTAATGGAGAGAATAAAGCACAGTCGGAATTTAAAGGCAGTGTTGTCAATCAGGCATTTGCAGTTGCTGTGAAAAAGATCTTAGATGGCTATATCTCTGCCCTGAATACAGTACACACTTCAGTGAGTTTGAGGCGTAATTTGAAGAACTCTAATGGTGGCTGTCTAACAAGTGTTGGTGATACTGAAGTTACAGTATTGGAGGTTTATTTGCATACAAAAGGGCTAAGAACCCAGATAGAAGCCCTTGGAAATATTTGTCAGATATGTGATACAGCTTATAGTTTCTCGCTATCATCTTTTGAAGATTTAAGTGCTAAAGCAAACCTGGAATTTGCCAATTTTCCAAGAGGTGGTACTTTGTTGACCTTTCTGTATACACAACTAAAG GTTGTTGATCCAGCTCAGATTGTTCTACTCAAGTTTCTTTTTCTCCAGGCATTTGAACCATACTATCATTTTATTAGGTCATGGATTTATGGAGGCAGAATGAGTGATCCATACAAAGAGTTTGCGATGGAATATGTTGATTATTTACCGGGTTATGGACGGGGTTATGCTGGAATTTCTATAGAATTCCCATTAAGCACTGTCAGG GTCCGGGATGGAGTTACTTTACCATGTTTTCTTGAAGATTTTTTGATTCCACTTCTCAGAGCTGGTCAGCAGCTTCAAGTCGTAATGAAGCTGCTTGACTTGTGTTACAGTCTTGGCACATATAACAATGCTCAAGAGGAGATTCTTCCTTTCTTGGATGAGTTTTCAAATGAATATCCATTTTTCGCTTCCCCATTGACATTTGACAAAGAAACCATGGGAAGAATGGCACTTGCAAGAAGCAGTTACTACCAAAGGATGCTTGAAAAAGTGGACAATGTTCTAACTAGATTTGGATTTAGATCTCAAAAG GAATCTCCCTACACTATTCAGTTCTTTTTTTCGAAAAACCATGGAAGAAATCCAAAGCATGCAGAGGCTACGCTGGATGATAACTTGGTTCCTGCTGTAATGGAAGA GGATGCcggcatttttcaaaatgaggCTTCTAGCACTGCAGACGAGTTGTCGTGTGCGGAGGATCTGTTGGAATCATCTGAATCATCATCTCTTAAGAGTTTTGACGAGCACAATGATTCTGAACAGATGCCTAATGATAATATGGGATTTCAACCAAGTTATTTATCTTCTGTGAGCTTCAGCTTTGGTTTATCTGCTGAGAATTCAGTATGGAAGCCTTTCAAAAGTGAGATTTCATGCTTCTCAGAGAATTTTTCCAAAGTAGGTGAAAAAACACAGGAAGCTTGTCATGGCATGGATTCCTATTATGAAGGATCCAATATGAACAGAAATTCTTCCACTCTTCAATTTGCAGAGCAGAACTTGTTACTGAGTGCTGAGTCCAAAATTATCAACGTTGAACCTGATGTATGCCTGCGAGCTGGCTGCATGGCTGACAGTCTCTCCTATTTGAATGGAGGAAACAATAGTGGTACATGGTTTGATATGACTGGTTCAGCACTGGAAGTGAGAAAGAGCATGCTTGGAGAGTGCAAGGCAAGCATGTTAAATTGTAGCAACACTACACTCCCAAGAATTGCTATCACAGAAATGACCAAAAATAGGCACCAGCATGGAGATGGAAATTGTGCTTCATCAAATTCGTTATGTGTGCAGCCATGGACCTCTAAATACAATACGAGTTTGCTGAGTATGAACCCAACTTTGATGAAAGGCTATTTCATTAATAACAGTGACATGCTTGAAGAGAGAGGGTTGAAGTATAAAGATCCTTTATCTTACTTTGATTTCACATCTGTGAGAGATCCTTGTCAAGTTTGTCAGGAAAAGTTGGCTTCCACTTCTGGACGTGAGTGTGGATTCGGAAATTCAATACCAACTGAGACTACAGCTGATGCTGCAATCATTACAAGTGATTACTATTGTAAAGACCGCATTAACAAGGACAATGAGGAAAGGATGAAAAGATCCCTGGTTTATCTCTCATCACATTCAGTGATGGATAGGGGGAAAGATGCCTTATGTGCCGACCTTACTGGTGGAAGTGATTGGGAAACTATACTTGCTTGTTTTGGCACCAACACTAATGTTACTGAAAAAGGTTACAGGACAAGTTCATTGGCTGCCTTTGATATGCCGCTGGATTATGTTATTGAAAAATGCCTCTGGGAGGAGATTTTGCTTCA GTATAAGTATGTAAGCAGGCTAACACTCAAGTTGCTTGAAGAAGGATTTGATTTGCAAGAGCATCTGTTAGCACTGCGGCGATATCACTTTATGGAACTAGCAGACTGGGCAGATTTGTTTATCATGTCTCTGTGGCATCAT TGGCATGTCATTGAAGTTGATAAAAGAATTCTAGAAATCCAGGGGATACTCGAGTTGTCAGTTCAGAGGTCTTCATGTGAAGGAGACTTTAACAAGGACCGTTTATATGTTTATATCAAAGGAGATTGTGTGATGCCACTTTCAGCTTCTGCCAAAG GAATACGGTCATTTGATTTTTTAGGTTTGGGGTACAGAGTGGATTGGCCTGTTAGTATCATTTTGACGCCAGATGCATTGAAGATTTATTCCAACATTTTCAATTTTCTGATACAAGTCAAGCTTGCTGTTTTCTCTTTAAGTGATGCATGGTGCTCATTAAAG GACATAGTAAAGTTGACTAGGCGGAGTAAACCTTCTGATCGGCTTAAGCCTACTCTTCAACATATTTCTGCTTTGACTGAAACAAG ATATCAAGTTTTTCATTTCATAACCACGCTGCAGCAATATGTTCAATCAAAATTATCCCATGTATCTTGGCGCAAGTTTTCAGACTCTCTTAAGCACAAG GTCAAAGATATTATGGACCTTGAGGCAGTGCATATGGAATATCTCACTGAATCACTGCATAT ATGTTTCTTATCTGATGAATTACGGTCAATTGCTAAAATCATCCAAAGCATTCTACAATGTGCTGTTGACTTTCAATCTTGTCTGAGTCGGTGCACTTTGGAGGTTGGGCCCAGCGGAAAGGACCCAGAGCTTCCTCAAATTGACATTGTACAg GTGCTGAATATTAAGAAAACATTTGCAAAGAACATCAACGATTTGTTTTTGTGTTACCGCAAGTCACCAAAACATGGAGAATTTGGCCTTTCACGCTTCTGGGACTATCTCAACTATAATGATTACTACACGGAGGGTAGGGGTAGACAACTAGAGCATGGTGCTCTTTACATTTAA